The sequence CGGTTTCATTGACTTTTTTACTGGTTGACGAGAACCAAAAACCCAATACTTGTTTTAGAAGCAAAAAAGGAAAGTTTGAATCCACTTGTTGGAAAAGAACAAGCAAGGAATTACGCCAAATCTCAAAAGGTTAAATTCATTATTCTTTCAAACGGAACACTTCACTATTTATGGAATATTGAAACTGGAAACCCTGAACAAATTCAAGTGTTTCCGACATTGGAATCCATCAAACAGTATTATCAGTTTAATCCCGACCCAAGCAAATTAGTTAGTGAAGTTGTAAATGTCGACTATGTTGTTTTAACGCAACTTCCAAACTATAAACAGATTCCTGAGTTTCAAGACGAGCAAAAAAAGAAAGATTTAATCTTCAATTTAAAACTGCGTTTTCTTCGCTATTACCAAGTTGAAGCAATCAAGCTGTTCAGCAATCAGTAAGCGAAGGCAAAAACGTTTCTTGTTGGAAATGGCAACAGGTACAGGAAAACCTTGACTGCTGCTGCATTAATCAAACTCTTTACAGAACTGGAAACGCAAGACGTATTTTATTTTTTGGTTGACCGTTTGGAATTGGAAAGACAAGCAAGAAAGATTTTACCAACTATTTGAAAAACGACATTACAACAGTTGTTTACAAAGAGAAGAAAAACGATTGGCGTAAAGCCGTTTGATTGTTGTTACCACCATTCAATCATTAATGGTAAAACAACAAATACAAAACACTTTTTCACCGACCGACTTTGATTTAATTATTTCTGATGAATCGCACCGACTATTAGGTGGCGGGAAATAGCAGAGCATTGTTTGAATATTTCTTAGGTTACAAGTTAGGTTTAACCGCAACAATCCCAAAGACTATTTAAAACATTTAGACACCGACAACATTGACGACCCAAGAGAATTGGAACGAAGAATGTTGCTTGACACTTACACAACCTTCGGTTGTGAGAGTGGTATTCCAACCTATCGTTATACGCTTGCGGACGGTGCTAAAGATGGATATTTGCGACAGCCTATTGTTGTTGATGCAAGAACAGATGTTACCACCAAACTATTATCGGAACAAGGTTACGGCATTATGGTAACGGTTGCCAGTACCGAACAAGAAGACATTTTAGAAGAGGTAAATTAGCAAGCAAAATCATTTTGAACGGAAATTTTTCAGCGATGAAACCAACCGTTTTTGCAAAACATTTATTGGAAAACGGACTGAAAGACCCAATAAATGGAGAGAGTTGGAAAAAGTTTGGTTTT is a genomic window of Bacteroidota bacterium containing:
- a CDS encoding type I restriction enzyme HsdR N-terminal domain-containing protein produces the protein MTRTKNPILVLEAKKESLNPLVGKEQARNYAKSQKVKFIILSNGTLHYLWNIETGNPEQIQVFPTLESIKQYYQFNPDPSKLVSEVVNVDYVVLTQLPNYKQIPEFQDEQKKKDLIFNLKLRFLRYYQVEAIKLFSNQ
- a CDS encoding DEAD/DEAH box helicase family protein; this encodes MIVVTTIQSLMVKQQIQNTFSPTDFDLIISDESHRLLGGGK